In Desulfovibrio sp. UIB00, the sequence TCTGAATTTTGCAGACTTTGCCGCCATTGAAAACGCCATGCTGGCGCGCAAGGCCAACCTCATGCTGGGTAATTCCGATGGCCGCCGCATTGAGGAGCGCCACCACGTTCCGCTGCTGCGCTACGGCTTTCCCATCCACGACAGGGTCGGCGGCCAGCGCACACGCATGCTCTTCTATGATGGCTCGCTCAGCCTCATGGAAGCCACGGCAAACGCCATGTTGCAGTTCACCGAGGGCAGCTTCCGCGAGGAGCTTCTCAACAAATACTTCAAGGATGAAGCCGTCATGGAAGCTGATGCCTCCCGCATAGAAGTTGCGGCCCCGGCCATGGAGCCTCTTGTGCCTGTAACAGCCCCTTCAGCCGTCCATGCCGCTGGCAGCGCCGCCTCCGTCAATGCCGAGCGCACCAAGTCCCACCCATGTTTTTCCTGTGGGGCCTGTGCCACCTCGGCGCGTCTGCATCTGCCCATCGCGCCCAAGTGCAACCTGAGCTGTAACTACTGCCTGCGCAAGTACGACTGCGTTAACGAAAGCCGCCCCGGCGTCACCACCGCCGTGCTCACGCCCGCACAGGCTTTTGACCACTTTATGAAGGTTAAGCGCGACATGCCCAACCTTACGGTTGTGGGCATCGCCGGCCCCGGCGACACGCTGGCCAATCCCGAGGAAACCTTCCGCACGCTGGAGATGATCCGCAAGGAAGACCCCAATATCACCTTCTGCATGTCCACCAACGGTCTGGCCCTGCCGGAATACGTGGAAGACATGAAGCGCGTGGGCGTAAGCCACGCCACCGTGACCATCAACGCTGTTGACCCCGCCATTGGCGCGCAGATTTACAAGTTTGCCATGTATCGTGGCAAGAAATACACGGGCGAAACCGCAGCCGCCCTCTTGCTGGCAAACCAGATGGCGGGCCTGCGCGCCCTCTCCCAGGCGGGCATAGTGAGCAAGGTCAACACGGTGCTGCTCAAGGGCATCAACGACGGGCACATCCCGCAGGTAGTGGAAACCGCGCGCGAGCTGGGCGCTGTGATGACCAACATCATGCAGCTCATCCCGGTCAAGGGCAGCGTTTTTGAAAACATGCCCCTTGTGAGCAACAAGGAACTCATGGACATGCGCCGCAGCTGCGAGCCCACGCTCAAGCAGATGTACCATTGCAAGCAGTGCCGCGCCGATGCCGTGGGCCTGCTGGGCGACGACAAGTCCATTGAGTACCGCCCGCCCGTGGCCGAAAAGGCCCCCGCTGCGGAAGAAACCAAGCCCGCCGTGGCCCGCAAGATACGCATTGCCGTGGCTTCCAAGACAGGCATGACAGTTGATCAGCACTTTGGTCAGGCCGAACAGTTTTACATCTACGAGAGCGACGGCGACGCAGCCAGCTACGTGGAAACCCGCAGTGTTTCCAAATACTGCAACGGCATGGACGACTGCGGCGAAAAGGCCGGGCGCATGGCGGGCATTCTGGCCGCCGTGGACGACTGCAAGGGCGTGCTGGCCCTGCGCATAGGCGAAAGCCCGCTGAAAAAGCTTGAGACCAAGGGAATACGCGTGTTCACCCTCTATGAAAATGTGGACAAGGCCGTGAATGACGCCGCCAGGGCGCTCTGCGGATAATTCCGGCCCAATCCTACGGCCTGACCGGAGGCAAACCGGTCAGGCCGGGGCACACGCCATCTTTGCCAAGAGGTTATTTCCATGCCGCAACTGGTGGACAGAACGCTCTGCCTGCTCTACCGGGTGCTGCCAGCCGCGCACTCGCAAGAGGAAAGGCAGACCGCAGACGCATTTGCGCTCTGGGCCGGGGAATGGATCGACCTCATGCACCACATGGGTTTTGTGGTCGAAATTCCCCCAGACCTGCAATTTGCAGCAGCCAGCACCAAGGCCCGCCGCACGGGCAAACGCCCGAACCTTAACGGGCCGTGGTCGCGCCTGAGCGGTTGCTGTGACGCTCTCTATACCTTCGAAACGGAACTCTGGCCGCGCTTTGCCGCCATCAAGGATATGGTGGAGTTCTGCCCGGGCGACCACGCGGGCTGCGCCACGGCACTTGCCGTGCTGTGGCTGCTCAAGGGCGGCCTCCGGGTGGCGGGCTGCATTGGCGGCTCTGCCCTGCACGGCCCCGATGCCGGACCTGCCCTGGAAGAAGTGGCCCTGAGCCTGTACGCCCAGGGTCTGGAGACAGACCTGACGCATCTGGACAAACTGCCTGAAGCAACAGCTCTGCTCAGGGAGGCAGGCCAGGAAGTTTCCCACCACAAGGCCGTGCTGGGCGCGGATATCTTTGCTGTAGAATCCGGCATCCATGTGGACGGCATTGTCAAAAAGCCCTTTCTGTACGAGCCATATGCTCCAGCCACTGTGGGGCTTGAACGCCAGATTGTGGTAGGCAAGCACTCAGGGCGTGTTTCGTTGCGCATCAAGGCCCGCCAGCTTGGTTTGAACTTGCCGCGCACGGCGGAAGAACATATGCTGGAACTGGTTCAGCAGCTTGCCGAGCGCCAGCAATGCAGCCTGACCGATGCCCAGTTTCTCGACCTGTGTCACACATGCCATCCCCCCGAATCCTTGTCTTCTGCCCGAACGGACTGTTGCGGTCTTTCGGGCGCAACGGTTTCTGTGGAGGTGGGCCATGCCTGAGATCATTATTGTCGACACCACACTGCGCGACGGCGAGCAGGCTCCCGGTTTTGCATTTCCCCCTGCCCTGAAAATCCGCCTTGCCGCCATGATGGACGAAGCTGGCGTGGACCAGATCGAGGCGGGCGTCCCCGCCATGGGTGAAAACGAAAAGGCCACCATCCGCTCCATCCGCGAGGCCTGTTCCAATGCCCGCGTTTCCACCTGGAACCGCCTGCGCGAAAGCGATGTGCGCCACTCCTTTGACTGCTCCCCGCATATCATTCATCTGTGCTGCCCGGTTTCTGACCGGCAGATCAAGGACAAGCTCAAAACCACCCGCGCCGAGGTAATGGCCTCCCTTGCCAAGTGCGCGGCACTCGCCGCAAGCCGTGGCGCGGAAGTGACAGTTGGCTTTGAAGATGCCTCCCACGCCTCGCCCGACCAGTTGCGCGAAGCGGCAAAGGCGGCGCGTCAGTGCGGCGTGGTGCGGGTGCGGCTCAGCGATACCGTGGGCTGTTACACGCCAGACAAGGTCTGGCGGGCCGTGCGCATGCTGCGCGAGACAGGCGTGGATGTGGAAATCCACGCGCACAACGACTTTGGCATGGCTGTTGCCAATTCACTCATGGCTGTGAACGCCGGGGCGCGCTACGTCAATACAACGTTGTGGGGCATTGGCGAGCGGGCTGGCAACTGTGGGCTTGCCACCTTTACGGCGGCGGCTGCGCGGCTTGGCAATACATCCTGCGCGGTGGACGCGCGCAAGGCACTTGAACTGGAACGCCTTGCGGCCACGCTTTTGCCGCAAAAATCCATGAACGGCTGGGGCAAGCATTTGGGGTACAGCTATGGCACGCGCCCCTTTGGTCTTTAACGGCACAAGCGTCTTTTGTCCTCTGCCAGCGTTACACTGCGCCAGTTTTTTCGGTCGAGTACTATAAGAGTACACTCCCTCAAAAACAGGCTTGTCTTCCTTGGCAGAGAACAAAATCCATCTTGTGCTAAAACAAGTTTATCATAATTACGTCAGATAGATGTTATTTTTAATAATTACATCACTCGTTGCCGCTAACACTCTGGACGCCCAAGCATATGGAGATCGCCATGAAATGCGACTGCATTGCAGTATTGGAAAATACAGATAATTCAATCACCTCAATGGAAAACTGCACCCACCTTTCCGTCTGGCAGCGCGACTGGAGCACGGGTAAGGGCTGGCATGCCTGTGATCCCGTGCCCTTTTCTCTTGAAGGCTGCGGCACCCTGCCCCAGATGCGCGATCGGCTGCGCCAACTGGCCCTTCTGCTGCCCGCAGAGGCGGCCATAGCCGGGGCCAGTATTTCCGGTCTTGCCTACAACGAACTCAGCCGCATGGGCTTTTGCCTGTGCGAGCTGGACGCATTCTCGCCCGATATTCTGGATGCCCTGGCCAGCGAGATTCTGGCTTCCGCCCAAGGGGAAGTGCAGGTTCCCACCGCGCCCACGCCCACGGATACGCCCGGCGTATACAGCATAAATCTTATGGAAGTGCAGGCCGCGCACCCGGAAATCACGTCAAAAAAAGCCCTGCGTCCCTTTTTTGCGTCCACGCCCTTTGTGGAACTGGAACTCATCTGCGGGCACATGCCCCCCTGGCTTGAGGAGCACATGCGCCAGCAGCGCCTGACATGCGCCCTCACCCGGCAGGATGACGGAACCGTCCGCGCCCGGATTTCGCATGCGCTTTGCGGCGAAACTGCGTCCAATGGACGTTAGGAGTCTATGTTATGGGTACCGCCCTGCAACTTGAAACTGTGGCCACGCCCTACGGCACCATCACAAACGTGCATGTGCTCTCCCGCTGGCCCGGCGGCGCGCCGCAGGATTGCCGCCTGCTGGCCGAAGATACCGTGCCCACGCCCCACGGCTGGCTCACGCCCCACCATGACCCGGAAGACGTACGCCGCAGCGGCGTCAAGAGCTTCAGCCTCTACCCCAACGGCATGTGGCGTAGTCTGGAACTGCAAGATCAAACAAGCATAAGCACCCCCCTTGGCGACATGCCCGCTGAATGGCTGGCATGGCACGGAAACGGGGCGCTCAAGCGTATTTTGCTGCGCAAAGGCAAGCTCAGCGGCTACTGGACAGAACAGGACGAGCGCAAACTGGCAAGCCAGATATCCCTTTCTCTACACGGGCAGGAAGTGAGCGCAAAAGTTCAAGGCCTGCGTTTCTACCCTTCAGGCGCGCTGGAAAGCGTCACCTTCTGGCCCGGCGAAACAATCCTGCTTGCCACCCCGCTTGGCCCCATGCCCGTGAGGTACGGCTGCGCCTTTTATGAGAGCGGCGCGCTGCGGAGCTGCGAACCGGCGCGGCCTGTGCATGTGCCGACCTCCACGGGGCAGATTGCTGCTTACGACCCCGCAGCCTCGGCCATCTGCGGCGACGTCAATTCCCTGTGCTTTGGTGAAGATGGCACGGTTTCCGGCCTTGTCACCGCCGCCTGCTCCCTGCGCTGGCAGCAGGGCGCGGAGCAGAAATGCATGTCGCCGCGCCTGGAAAAAGATCAGCTCACCATGCTGCGCACCGTGGTTGTTCCCTTGCGGGTGGAATTTCTGCCCAATGGGCTGGTGCGCATGGACGATGGCAAGCAGATCATGCAGGCCCCGGCGCAGGGCATAACTGTCGGGCCTTTTGTGGCTCTGCCCGACATGCGCGAGAACAGCTGAGGTTTTGCGCAACAGCAGCAATCCTGTTATAATTACAATCAGTTGGGCGGGCCTCCTGCTGCCGCAAACATTGTTGCGGCAGTGCGTCTTGCGCAGTATATGGTCACAGTGCTAGATTGCTGCAGGAGGCCGCATGGAAGTTCCTTTGCTCTATGAAATCGTCATTATTTTTCTTCTTTCAATTTTCGTCACCATCGTCTGTAACAAAATAAAACTGCCCGCCACCGTGGGCTTTCTGCTTACAGGCGTTTTGTGCGG encodes:
- the nifB gene encoding nitrogenase cofactor biosynthesis protein NifB, with protein sequence MSANLVNLNTNPCKMCMPMGSVSAFYGISKSMSILHGSQGCSTYIRRHMATHYNEPVDIASSSLTEEGTVFGGTKNLLKGLENLIKLYNPEVIGVSTTCLAETIGEDVPAIIKQFKDEHPEVTATIIPVASPGYSGSQYEGFFRALHAIVRHVPMNDAPNNVVNIITGHLSAADTRALKLLLDASGLEYVLLPDLSQNLDGGHEDDYNRLPQYGTTLARIGLMAGARMTLELAPFCPEGYSPGAYLRDTYGVPLLRMNLPVGLRDTDAFVATLEALGGTIPATVREERARYLDAMIDAHKYNAQSRVAVFGEPDMVLALVRASCENGAVPVVAATGSRCAAFEKTLAPDMAQATETQFSGDYDILNFADFAAIENAMLARKANLMLGNSDGRRIEERHHVPLLRYGFPIHDRVGGQRTRMLFYDGSLSLMEATANAMLQFTEGSFREELLNKYFKDEAVMEADASRIEVAAPAMEPLVPVTAPSAVHAAGSAASVNAERTKSHPCFSCGACATSARLHLPIAPKCNLSCNYCLRKYDCVNESRPGVTTAVLTPAQAFDHFMKVKRDMPNLTVVGIAGPGDTLANPEETFRTLEMIRKEDPNITFCMSTNGLALPEYVEDMKRVGVSHATVTINAVDPAIGAQIYKFAMYRGKKYTGETAAALLLANQMAGLRALSQAGIVSKVNTVLLKGINDGHIPQVVETARELGAVMTNIMQLIPVKGSVFENMPLVSNKELMDMRRSCEPTLKQMYHCKQCRADAVGLLGDDKSIEYRPPVAEKAPAAEETKPAVARKIRIAVASKTGMTVDQHFGQAEQFYIYESDGDAASYVETRSVSKYCNGMDDCGEKAGRMAGILAAVDDCKGVLALRIGESPLKKLETKGIRVFTLYENVDKAVNDAARALCG
- a CDS encoding Fe-only nitrogenase accessory AnfO family protein, coding for MKCDCIAVLENTDNSITSMENCTHLSVWQRDWSTGKGWHACDPVPFSLEGCGTLPQMRDRLRQLALLLPAEAAIAGASISGLAYNELSRMGFCLCELDAFSPDILDALASEILASAQGEVQVPTAPTPTDTPGVYSINLMEVQAAHPEITSKKALRPFFASTPFVELELICGHMPPWLEEHMRQQRLTCALTRQDDGTVRARISHALCGETASNGR